A genomic stretch from Vibrio algarum includes:
- the fadB gene encoding fatty acid oxidation complex subunit alpha FadB, translating to MIYQATTLQVKELKDGIAELSFCAPASVNKLDLATLESLDQALDVLKNHTSLTGLILSSDKDTFIVGADITEFLGLFAKPEKELDQWIKFANDIFNKLEDLPVPTLSMIKGYALGGGCECVLATDFRIGDKTTSIGLPETQLGIMPGFGGSVRMPRLVGADTAMELITTGKPKRADEALKLGLLDAVVDTDTLLESAINTITQAKNEQLDWQVRRKQKTSALTLSKLEATMSFTMAKGLVMQKAGPHYPAPITAVIAIEEAATCNRNAALDIERKHFIKLAKSEEAKSLVGLFLNDQHIKGLAKKAAKSANKKTERAAVLGAGIMGGGIAYQSALKGVPVMMKDIAQASLDLGMTEASKLLNKQLSRGRIDGFKMTGILASITPSLHYAGIEQSDIVVEAVVENPKIKAFVLSEVEQHVSEDSVIASNTSTIPINLLAKSLQRPENFCGMHFFNPVHRMPLVEIIRGEKTSEETINRVVAYAAKMGKSPIVVNDCPGFFVNRVLFPYFGGFSSLLCDGADFTKVDKVMEKKFGWPMGPAYLLDVVGIDTAHHAQEVMAKGFPERMAKQGKDAIGALFEANKFGQKNGNGFYSYSVDKKGRPKKSFSEDVLPLLEPVCANTQAFDDETIIQRMMIPMINEVVLCLEEGIIASPQEADMALVYGLGFPPFRGGVFRYLDSMGVKNYVEMAAKYKTLGPLYQVPQMLLDMAENNDVFYQAQQTGSL from the coding sequence ATGATTTACCAAGCCACGACCCTACAGGTAAAAGAACTAAAAGATGGTATAGCCGAATTGAGTTTTTGTGCACCAGCTTCAGTAAACAAACTTGATTTAGCGACACTTGAGTCTCTAGATCAAGCACTTGATGTACTTAAAAACCATACTAGCCTTACCGGATTAATCCTTAGCTCTGACAAAGATACGTTTATTGTTGGTGCAGATATAACTGAATTTTTAGGCCTATTTGCTAAACCCGAAAAAGAACTAGACCAATGGATTAAGTTTGCCAACGATATTTTCAATAAATTAGAAGATTTGCCAGTCCCTACTTTATCAATGATTAAAGGATATGCTCTAGGTGGTGGTTGTGAATGTGTATTAGCGACAGATTTTCGTATCGGTGATAAAACAACAAGCATCGGCTTACCTGAAACGCAGCTAGGTATTATGCCGGGTTTTGGTGGTTCTGTTCGGATGCCTAGATTAGTTGGCGCAGATACGGCAATGGAGCTTATTACCACAGGCAAACCAAAACGTGCTGACGAAGCTCTAAAATTAGGGTTACTCGATGCTGTCGTTGATACCGATACACTACTAGAATCAGCAATCAACACTATTACGCAAGCTAAAAATGAGCAACTTGACTGGCAAGTTCGTCGTAAGCAAAAAACATCCGCATTAACGCTAAGTAAGCTCGAAGCCACAATGAGCTTCACTATGGCCAAAGGTCTGGTCATGCAAAAAGCGGGGCCGCATTATCCAGCTCCAATTACGGCTGTCATAGCGATTGAGGAAGCGGCGACATGTAACCGAAATGCCGCCCTAGATATTGAACGTAAACACTTTATAAAACTAGCAAAATCAGAAGAAGCCAAATCTTTAGTTGGGCTGTTTTTAAATGACCAACACATAAAGGGACTTGCTAAAAAAGCGGCGAAATCAGCAAATAAAAAAACAGAAAGAGCCGCGGTGCTTGGTGCCGGGATTATGGGTGGTGGTATTGCTTACCAATCAGCGCTCAAGGGCGTTCCTGTAATGATGAAAGATATCGCTCAAGCTTCACTTGATTTAGGTATGACAGAAGCATCTAAACTATTAAACAAACAGTTGTCACGTGGCCGTATTGACGGCTTCAAAATGACAGGCATTCTTGCTTCAATTACTCCTAGTCTTCATTACGCAGGTATTGAGCAATCAGATATTGTTGTTGAAGCTGTTGTTGAAAATCCAAAGATTAAAGCTTTTGTACTCAGTGAAGTAGAACAACATGTATCTGAAGATAGCGTTATCGCTTCGAATACTTCCACCATTCCAATCAACTTACTCGCCAAATCACTACAACGTCCAGAAAATTTCTGTGGTATGCACTTTTTCAACCCAGTACATCGGATGCCGCTTGTGGAAATCATTCGTGGTGAGAAAACATCGGAAGAGACCATTAACCGCGTTGTTGCTTATGCTGCAAAAATGGGTAAGTCACCAATTGTTGTTAATGATTGTCCTGGTTTTTTTGTAAACCGCGTTCTTTTTCCATACTTCGGTGGATTTAGCTCACTGCTATGCGATGGAGCCGATTTTACCAAAGTCGACAAAGTGATGGAGAAGAAATTTGGATGGCCAATGGGCCCTGCTTATCTTTTGGATGTAGTGGGCATCGATACGGCTCACCACGCACAAGAAGTAATGGCAAAAGGCTTTCCTGAGAGAATGGCAAAACAAGGAAAAGACGCTATTGGAGCGCTTTTTGAAGCAAACAAATTCGGTCAAAAAAATGGTAACGGCTTCTACTCGTACTCTGTGGACAAAAAAGGTAGACCCAAAAAGTCATTTTCAGAAGATGTATTACCGCTTCTTGAACCAGTATGTGCAAACACACAAGCTTTTGATGATGAAACCATTATTCAAAGAATGATGATTCCTATGATTAACGAAGTTGTTCTCTGCTTAGAGGAAGGCATTATCGCTTCTCCACAAGAAGCTGATATGGCCTTGGTATACGGATTAGGATTCCCTCCTTTTAGAGGTGGAGTGTTCCGCTATCTAGACAGTATGGGTGTGAAAAACTACGTAGAAATGGCCGCAAAATACAAAACGCTAGGGCCACTCTATCAAGTGCCGCAAATGCTACTAGATATGGCTGAAAATAATGACGTTTTCTATCAAGCTCAGCAAACTGGCTCTCTTTAA
- a CDS encoding TRAP transporter substrate-binding protein produces the protein MKHTIKTLTMAVTTALLSTSALAADFNFKFQSSDPSGDKNFQVQKEWTERVTLMSGGRIEIDLLPVGAVVKHTETLDSIKMGVLDGHITATGYFSGKDPAFGLIGNMVGAWSDTRQLLEYINYGGGYELMTELYAPYGIKYIGGSTTGVESFVSKKPIDGVADLKGLKLRAPEGLVQQVFAAAGASPVNLPGSEVFTGLSKGVIDAADYTVFSTNQKAGMNDIAPHPVQPGFHSLPTIDISMSQKKWDKLPADLQAIMTVSVRDFAQDITTQLRIADQAAVKEAQANPDITIHDWPAAERKKFRQIAMGEWEKYSEQSPNAKKVYSSITAYLKESGLL, from the coding sequence ATGAAACACACAATAAAGACCCTGACGATGGCTGTTACAACGGCTCTATTATCAACATCGGCACTTGCTGCGGATTTTAATTTTAAATTCCAATCCAGTGACCCGTCAGGAGATAAAAACTTCCAAGTACAGAAAGAATGGACCGAACGCGTTACGCTAATGTCTGGTGGAAGAATAGAAATTGATCTTTTACCTGTCGGTGCTGTGGTCAAACACACTGAAACTCTAGACTCTATAAAAATGGGGGTATTAGACGGTCATATCACTGCAACAGGTTATTTCTCTGGTAAAGATCCCGCTTTTGGGCTTATCGGAAACATGGTTGGTGCTTGGTCAGATACTCGTCAACTTCTTGAGTACATAAACTATGGTGGTGGGTATGAGCTCATGACCGAACTTTACGCTCCATATGGTATTAAATATATTGGTGGCTCAACGACTGGGGTTGAATCATTTGTTTCTAAAAAACCAATAGATGGTGTTGCAGATCTTAAAGGGCTGAAGCTTCGTGCGCCTGAGGGTCTAGTTCAACAAGTATTTGCAGCCGCAGGCGCTTCACCAGTAAACCTTCCTGGCTCTGAAGTTTTTACTGGGTTAAGTAAAGGTGTTATTGATGCGGCCGACTACACTGTATTCTCAACAAATCAGAAAGCAGGTATGAATGATATTGCACCTCACCCTGTTCAACCTGGTTTCCACTCACTGCCAACTATCGATATATCAATGAGTCAAAAGAAATGGGACAAACTGCCAGCAGATTTACAGGCAATAATGACTGTTTCAGTACGTGACTTTGCTCAAGATATCACAACGCAACTTAGAATAGCCGATCAGGCTGCTGTAAAAGAAGCCCAAGCTAACCCAGATATCACAATACATGATTGGCCCGCGGCTGAGCGTAAAAAATTCCGTCAAATAGCAATGGGTGAATGGGAAAAATACTCAGAGCAATCTCCAAATGCGAAAAAAGTTTACAGCTCGATTACCGCTTACCTAAAAGAATCAGGGCTTCTATAA
- a CDS encoding LysR family transcriptional regulator has protein sequence MELEDIYRRDLNLLVALRVLIEERSVSKAALRLNLSQSAMSRVLGRLREMLNDPLFTRQGHKLLPTEKALEIDNALGDPLESLRSLLSEKEFNPKSCTQIFTIATTDYAMQTILPFALPRIYKEAPNVSLNFLPLQHDQLMYQLTTQGADLAICRPISSIELLHSEVLGKVGVFCMLSKSHPLANSELTLNDYLSYPHAMVAISDGVNELIDKALQGQAERKTVIRAYHLEAALAIIDTVPLIITVPADLAYLVAETHNLIIKPLPFEFTPFDYSMIWHPRCEHSFAQEWLRNLLKEECGKLISKRVEDLGLLS, from the coding sequence TTGGAATTAGAAGATATTTATCGACGTGATTTGAATTTGCTGGTAGCACTAAGGGTTCTTATTGAGGAGAGAAGTGTTAGTAAAGCAGCGCTTAGGCTTAATTTGAGTCAATCTGCGATGAGTCGTGTATTAGGTCGTTTGAGAGAAATGTTAAATGATCCCTTATTTACTCGGCAGGGTCATAAGTTGCTTCCAACTGAAAAAGCGTTAGAAATAGATAATGCGCTCGGGGACCCACTCGAATCATTGCGCTCTCTCCTATCAGAAAAAGAGTTTAATCCGAAAAGTTGTACTCAGATTTTTACGATAGCCACGACAGATTATGCGATGCAAACAATTTTACCTTTTGCACTGCCACGTATATACAAAGAAGCGCCTAACGTATCGCTTAACTTCTTACCTTTACAGCACGATCAACTAATGTATCAACTTACCACGCAAGGGGCTGATTTAGCTATTTGTCGACCAATCAGTTCTATTGAGTTATTACATAGTGAGGTTCTTGGCAAAGTAGGCGTGTTTTGTATGCTTTCAAAATCTCATCCTTTGGCTAATTCGGAACTGACTCTTAATGATTATCTTTCATACCCTCACGCGATGGTTGCAATAAGTGATGGTGTTAATGAATTGATTGATAAAGCTTTGCAAGGTCAAGCTGAACGAAAAACAGTGATACGTGCTTACCATTTGGAAGCGGCTCTAGCAATAATAGATACTGTCCCGTTAATTATTACGGTTCCGGCAGATCTGGCTTATTTGGTGGCAGAAACACACAACTTGATAATTAAACCGTTGCCGTTTGAATTTACCCCTTTTGATTATTCTATGATTTGGCACCCTAGGTGCGAGCATTCATTTGCTCAGGAGTGGTTAAGAAACCTTTTAAAAGAAGAGTGCGGTAAGTTGATATCAAAGCGTGTAGAAGATTTAGGGTTACTGAGTTAG
- the fadA gene encoding acetyl-CoA C-acyltransferase FadA, with amino-acid sequence MNNVVIVDCLRTPMGRSKGGAFRNVRAEDLSAHLMKGILARNPKVDPNQIEDIYWGCVQQTLEQGFNVARNAALLADLPKQIGAVTVNRLCGSSMQALHDASRAIMVGDADICLIGGVEHMGHVPMNHGVDFHPGLSKNVAKAAGMMGLTAEMLGKMHGISRQQQDEFAARSHARAQAATVEGRFNNEILPTEGHAADGSLIQLDFDEVIRPETTVEGLSQLRPVFDPVNGTVTAGTSSALSDGASAMLVMSEQKAKELGVPIRARIRSMAVSGCDPSIMGYGPVPATQKALKRAGLSVQDLGVIELNEAFAAQSLPCVKDLGLTDVVDEKINLNGGAIALGHPLGCSGSRISTTLINLMEAQDAQFGLATMCIGLGQGIATVFERVD; translated from the coding sequence ATGAATAATGTAGTTATTGTTGATTGTCTTCGTACACCTATGGGCCGCTCCAAAGGTGGTGCGTTTCGCAACGTTAGAGCCGAAGATCTCTCTGCACACTTAATGAAAGGCATTTTGGCTCGCAACCCTAAGGTCGACCCAAATCAAATAGAAGACATCTATTGGGGCTGTGTACAACAAACTCTAGAGCAAGGATTTAACGTAGCACGTAATGCTGCTCTACTGGCTGACTTACCTAAACAAATTGGTGCGGTAACCGTAAACCGCTTGTGCGGTTCATCGATGCAGGCTTTGCATGATGCTTCTCGCGCAATTATGGTGGGAGATGCTGACATCTGCTTAATCGGTGGTGTAGAGCATATGGGTCATGTACCAATGAATCACGGTGTCGACTTTCACCCGGGGTTATCTAAAAATGTTGCAAAGGCTGCTGGAATGATGGGTTTAACAGCTGAAATGTTGGGGAAGATGCATGGCATTAGCCGTCAACAACAAGACGAATTTGCAGCAAGGTCTCATGCGAGAGCTCAAGCGGCTACTGTTGAAGGTCGTTTTAACAATGAAATTTTACCCACTGAAGGACATGCTGCTGATGGCTCTTTGATTCAGTTAGATTTCGATGAAGTTATCCGTCCAGAAACAACAGTAGAAGGACTATCACAGCTTAGACCTGTCTTCGATCCAGTTAACGGTACAGTCACAGCAGGGACCTCTTCGGCATTATCAGATGGTGCATCTGCAATGCTTGTCATGAGTGAACAGAAAGCCAAAGAACTTGGTGTTCCAATCCGTGCGCGTATCCGTTCAATGGCTGTTTCTGGATGTGATCCCTCAATTATGGGATACGGCCCAGTACCAGCGACACAAAAAGCATTAAAACGTGCAGGTCTTTCTGTGCAAGACCTCGGCGTTATTGAGCTAAATGAAGCCTTCGCTGCCCAGTCCCTACCTTGCGTAAAAGACCTTGGATTAACTGATGTTGTCGATGAGAAAATCAATCTAAATGGAGGTGCAATAGCGCTAGGTCATCCATTGGGCTGCTCTGGTTCTCGTATATCTACAACTCTAATTAACCTCATGGAAGCGCAAGATGCTCAGTTTGGATTAGCAACGATGTGTATCGGCTTAGGACAAGGCATCGCTACCGTTTTTGAACGAGTGGATTAA
- the tusA gene encoding sulfurtransferase TusA, with protein MTIDNAIANKTLEAEGLRCPEPVMMVRKTMRNMQDGEILLITADDPSTTRDIPSFCRFMDHQLLSAKTETIPYEYLIKKGLK; from the coding sequence ATGACAATCGATAACGCCATAGCAAACAAGACTCTTGAAGCGGAAGGATTAAGGTGTCCAGAGCCCGTAATGATGGTCAGGAAGACAATGAGAAATATGCAAGATGGTGAAATTTTGTTGATAACAGCAGATGACCCATCAACAACCAGAGATATACCAAGTTTTTGTCGCTTTATGGATCATCAACTTCTTTCTGCTAAAACAGAAACAATACCCTACGAATACCTAATTAAAAAAGGGCTCAAATAG
- the glyQ gene encoding glycine--tRNA ligase subunit alpha — MQKYDIKTFQGMILALQDYWATQGCTIVQPLDMEVGAGTSHPMTCLRALGPEPIATAYVQPSRRPTDGRYGENPNRLQHYYQFQVIIKPSPDNIQELYLGSLEVLGIDPLVHDIRFVEDNWENPTLGAWGLGWEVWLNGMEVTQFTYFQQVGGLECKPVTGEITYGIERLAMYIQGVDSVYDLVWSDGPLGKTTYGDIFHQNEVEQSTYNFEHADVDFLFTFFDQCEKECKELLELETPLSLPAYERILKAGHAFNLLDARKAISVTERQRYILRIRDLTKSVAEAYYASREALGFPMCKKKDEEK, encoded by the coding sequence ATGCAAAAATACGATATCAAAACCTTTCAAGGTATGATCCTCGCGCTGCAGGATTATTGGGCTACACAAGGTTGTACTATTGTTCAACCTCTAGACATGGAAGTGGGTGCAGGTACTTCTCACCCTATGACGTGCTTAAGAGCCCTTGGCCCAGAGCCAATTGCTACCGCTTATGTTCAACCATCACGACGCCCAACAGATGGTCGCTATGGTGAAAACCCGAACCGTCTACAGCATTATTATCAATTCCAAGTTATCATCAAACCATCTCCTGATAACATTCAAGAGCTATACCTTGGCTCTCTTGAAGTGCTGGGTATTGACCCACTCGTTCATGATATCCGTTTTGTTGAAGATAACTGGGAAAACCCAACTTTAGGTGCATGGGGCTTAGGCTGGGAAGTTTGGCTTAACGGCATGGAAGTCACTCAATTTACTTACTTCCAACAAGTTGGTGGTCTCGAGTGTAAACCAGTAACAGGTGAAATCACTTACGGCATAGAACGCCTAGCTATGTATATTCAGGGTGTTGATTCTGTTTATGACTTAGTTTGGTCTGACGGTCCTCTTGGAAAAACAACTTACGGTGATATCTTCCACCAAAATGAAGTTGAACAGTCGACGTATAACTTCGAACACGCTGATGTTGATTTCTTATTTACATTTTTTGACCAATGCGAAAAAGAGTGTAAAGAGCTTCTGGAATTAGAAACACCTCTATCTCTTCCTGCTTATGAGCGCATTTTAAAAGCTGGACACGCCTTTAACTTGCTTGACGCTCGTAAAGCTATCTCCGTGACTGAACGTCAACGTTATATCCTTCGTATTCGCGACTTAACCAAGTCTGTAGCTGAAGCATATTACGCCTCTCGTGAAGCTTTAGGCTTTCCGATGTGTAAGAAAAAGGATGAGGAGAAGTAG
- the acuI gene encoding acrylyl-CoA reductase (NADPH), which translates to MFNALVLNQEDKRTLAAVEQIDETQLPEGDVLIAVDYTSLNYKDGLAITGKGKIIRNFPMVPGIDLAGKVLSSDDSRYQEGDEVVLTGWGVGENHWGGMAEKAKLKADWLVPLPKGLDSKQAMMVGTAGFTAMLCVQALIDAGVKPEDGEILVTGASGGVGSVSVTLLSQLGYKVAAVTGRVEKNGPLLEKLGASRIIDRVEFEEPARALEKQIWAGAVDTVGSKVLAKVLAQMDYNSAVAACGLAGGFDLPTTVMPFILRNVRLQGVDSVSCPLEKRNAAWEKLTELLPESYFDQACTEITLDKAPKYAEDITNGQVTGRVVIKL; encoded by the coding sequence ATGTTCAATGCTTTAGTTCTAAACCAAGAAGATAAACGCACACTCGCTGCTGTTGAGCAGATCGATGAAACACAACTCCCTGAAGGTGACGTTTTAATTGCTGTTGATTACACATCTTTAAACTATAAAGATGGTTTAGCTATTACAGGTAAAGGCAAAATAATCCGTAACTTCCCAATGGTTCCAGGTATTGACTTGGCTGGTAAAGTTCTTAGCTCTGACGATTCTCGATACCAAGAGGGTGATGAGGTTGTTCTTACTGGATGGGGCGTTGGTGAAAATCATTGGGGTGGTATGGCTGAAAAAGCCAAATTAAAAGCTGATTGGCTCGTCCCGCTACCAAAAGGACTGGATAGCAAACAGGCAATGATGGTTGGAACGGCTGGATTCACAGCAATGCTTTGTGTCCAAGCTCTCATCGACGCTGGTGTAAAACCGGAAGATGGTGAAATTCTCGTTACAGGCGCAAGCGGCGGTGTTGGTTCTGTTTCTGTAACATTGCTTTCTCAACTAGGTTATAAAGTTGCCGCAGTTACTGGTCGTGTTGAAAAAAATGGTCCACTTCTAGAAAAATTAGGTGCTAGTCGAATTATCGACCGTGTTGAATTTGAAGAACCAGCAAGAGCATTAGAAAAACAAATCTGGGCAGGTGCCGTTGATACAGTCGGAAGCAAGGTTCTTGCAAAAGTATTAGCACAAATGGACTATAACAGCGCGGTTGCGGCTTGTGGTCTAGCCGGTGGCTTTGATTTACCAACAACGGTAATGCCATTTATCTTACGTAACGTTCGCCTTCAAGGTGTTGACTCTGTATCTTGCCCTCTAGAGAAAAGAAATGCAGCATGGGAAAAACTAACTGAATTGCTACCTGAAAGCTACTTTGACCAAGCGTGTACCGAAATCACACTAGATAAGGCACCAAAATATGCAGAAGACATTACTAATGGCCAAGTAACTGGTCGTGTCGTAATTAAATTATAA
- the glyS gene encoding glycine--tRNA ligase subunit beta, whose translation MAKNFLIELGTEELPPTQLRTLAEAFASNFESELKSASLTHQGVKWYASPRRLALKVSDLAEGQADKVVEKRGPAISVAFDADGNPTKAAQGWARGNGITAEQADRLKTDKGEWLLFKQEVKGQPAQELVVDLAAKALANLPIAKPMRWGDKETQFIRPVKTLTILLGDELIQGEILGVASSRIIRGHRFMGEAEFTLDNADQYPAILEERGKVMVDYEARKAIILADSQKAAQAVGGIADLEDDLVEEVTSLVEWPVVLTASFEEEFLNVPSEALVYTMKGDQKYFPVYDENKNLLPKFIFVSNIESKDPRQVIEGNEKVVRPRLADAEFFFNTDRKRPLIDRLPELETAIFQKQLGTIKDKTDRITVLAGYIAKLIGADVEKSTRAALLAKCDLMTSMVFEFTDTQGVMGMHYARHDGEAEEVAVALNEQYMPRFAGDELPSSGISSAVSMADKIDTIVGIFGIGKAPKGSDPFALRRASLGVLRIIVENGYNLDLVELIAESKASFGDKLTNDNVEHDVIEFMLGRFRAWYQDEGFSVDVIQAVLARRPTKPTDFDQRVKAVSHFRNLDAAESLAAANKRVGNILAKFNGELSEEIDLSLLKEDAEITLAQNVEVMAEALEPAYATGDYQGALSKLADLREPVDTFFDSVMVMAEDEALKKNRLTLLNKLRNLFLQIADISLLQK comes from the coding sequence ATGGCTAAGAATTTTCTAATTGAATTAGGTACTGAAGAGCTACCACCAACACAATTGCGTACGCTTGCTGAAGCCTTTGCTAGCAATTTTGAATCTGAGTTAAAAAGTGCATCGCTTACTCATCAAGGTGTAAAGTGGTACGCTTCACCTCGTAGACTCGCACTTAAAGTAAGTGACCTTGCAGAAGGGCAAGCCGACAAAGTAGTAGAAAAACGTGGCCCAGCTATCTCTGTTGCTTTTGATGCGGATGGAAACCCAACTAAAGCTGCTCAAGGTTGGGCTCGTGGTAATGGTATTACTGCAGAGCAAGCAGACCGATTAAAAACAGATAAAGGCGAATGGCTTCTTTTTAAACAAGAAGTTAAAGGTCAACCAGCACAAGAGTTAGTTGTCGATCTAGCCGCAAAAGCTCTGGCAAATTTACCTATTGCTAAGCCAATGCGTTGGGGTGATAAAGAAACTCAATTTATACGTCCAGTTAAGACGCTAACTATTCTACTTGGTGACGAGCTCATCCAAGGCGAAATTCTTGGTGTCGCATCTAGTCGTATAATCCGCGGGCACCGCTTTATGGGTGAAGCTGAATTTACATTAGATAACGCAGACCAATACCCTGCCATTCTCGAAGAACGCGGCAAAGTAATGGTAGATTACGAAGCACGTAAAGCTATCATCCTTGCTGATTCTCAAAAGGCAGCACAAGCTGTAGGCGGGATTGCAGACTTAGAGGATGACTTAGTTGAAGAAGTAACCTCTCTTGTTGAATGGCCTGTCGTACTGACAGCGTCTTTTGAAGAAGAGTTTCTTAACGTTCCTTCAGAAGCCTTAGTTTACACAATGAAAGGCGACCAGAAGTATTTCCCTGTTTATGATGAAAACAAAAATCTTCTTCCTAAGTTTATCTTTGTTTCTAACATCGAATCTAAAGATCCTCGCCAAGTAATCGAAGGTAATGAAAAAGTGGTTCGTCCACGCCTTGCTGATGCTGAGTTTTTCTTTAATACCGACCGCAAACGACCTCTTATCGATCGTCTACCAGAACTGGAAACCGCTATATTCCAGAAACAGCTTGGAACGATTAAAGATAAAACCGACCGTATTACGGTATTAGCCGGCTATATTGCAAAGCTAATTGGTGCTGACGTTGAAAAATCAACTCGAGCTGCGCTACTTGCTAAATGTGATCTCATGACTTCTATGGTATTTGAGTTTACAGATACTCAAGGCGTTATGGGCATGCATTATGCTCGCCACGATGGTGAAGCTGAAGAAGTTGCTGTCGCACTAAACGAACAGTATATGCCTAGGTTTGCTGGCGATGAGTTACCTAGTTCAGGTATATCTTCTGCCGTTTCTATGGCAGATAAGATCGATACTATCGTCGGTATTTTTGGTATTGGTAAAGCACCAAAAGGCAGTGACCCATTCGCTCTACGTCGTGCATCTTTAGGTGTGCTACGCATCATTGTTGAAAATGGCTACAACCTAGATTTAGTTGAGTTAATCGCAGAATCAAAAGCGTCATTTGGCGATAAACTAACGAACGACAATGTAGAACATGATGTCATCGAGTTTATGCTTGGTCGTTTCCGTGCTTGGTATCAAGATGAAGGCTTTAGCGTCGACGTAATCCAAGCCGTTCTAGCTCGCCGACCAACAAAACCGACCGATTTTGACCAACGTGTTAAGGCCGTTTCTCACTTCCGTAATTTAGATGCAGCTGAATCTTTAGCAGCAGCAAATAAACGTGTAGGTAATATCTTAGCTAAATTTAATGGCGAATTATCTGAAGAAATCGACCTTTCTCTGCTTAAAGAAGACGCTGAAATAACACTTGCTCAAAATGTAGAAGTAATGGCGGAAGCACTTGAACCTGCTTATGCTACGGGCGATTATCAAGGTGCATTAAGCAAGTTAGCGGATCTACGCGAACCAGTGGATACGTTTTTCGATTCGGTCATGGTTATGGCAGAAGATGAAGCACTCAAGAAGAACCGTTTAACGCTGCTAAACAAGCTGCGTAACCTCTTCCTGCAAATCGCCGATATCTCACTCTTGCAAAAATAA